The DNA sequence CGGAGCCCGGCGCGGTTCCTAGCCCGGGACGGAGCCAGCCACCTGGCGCGTGGTGACGTTGATGCGGTTCCACACGTTGATGGTGGCGATGGCCAGGACGATGCCCGACAGCGCGGTCGCGTCGAAGTGGCGAGCGGCCTCGTCCCAGACCTCGTCGGACACCGGATCCGCTCGGTCGCTCAGGCGGGTGGCGGCCTCCGTGAGGGCCAGCGCGGCGCGCTCGGCGTCGGTGAAGTAGGGGGCCTCGCGCCACGCGGCCACCGTGAAGATGCGCTCGTCGGTCTCGCCCTCCTTCTTGAGGAAGCGAGCGTGCATCTCCACGCAGAGGCTGCAGCCGTTGATCTGACTGGCTCGCAGTGAAAGCAACTCGCTCAACCGGCGTGAGATGCCGGCCTTCTCGACGGTGGCCGACAGGGACAGCAGCGCCTTCATGGCCTCGGGGTGCATGAAAACAGGGTTCTTCATTCGCGCGTTCATCGGTGTTTCCTCCAGGGTTCCAGTGGCTTCGGGTGTATGACGCGCGGGAAAAAAGGAGTGTGACCGGTGACTGCACATCTGGCCCTGGCGACGCGTTTCGAGGAGCAGCGAGGACACCTTCGGTCCGTGGCGTTCCGCATGCTTGGCGGGATGAGCGAGGCGGACGACGCCGTCCAGGAAGCCTGGCTCCACGCGAGCCGCGCGGACACCCAGGACGTGCAGAACCTGCGGGGCTGGCTGACGACGGTGGTCGCGCGCGTGTGCCTGGACCAGCTCCGTGTTCGCAAGTCGAGGCCGGAGGACCCGGTGGGCGCGCAGGTGCCGGTGACCGTCGCGGGCGCGTCCAACCGCGCCGGCCCCGAGGAAGAGGCGCTGCAGGCGGACGCCGTGGGGCTCGCACTGCTGGTGGTCCTGGAGACGCTGGAGCCCGCCGAGCGCGTGGCCTTCGTGCTCCACGACATGTTCGATGTCTCCTTCGATGACATCGCCACCATTGTCGGGCGCTCGGTGGTGGCCACGCGCCAGCTCGCGAGCCGCGCGCGGCGGCGGGTGAAGGGGGCGGAGGAGATTTCCGCGGAGGACCTCGCGAGTCAGCGAAGCGTGGTGGACGCGTTCCTGGCCGCACTGCGAGCCAACGACCTCGATGGCGTGCTCGCCGTGTTGGATCCCGAGGTCGTCGTGTGCGCGGACCGTGTGTCGTTGCCGCCAGGGGCGGCGCCGGAGCTGCGCGGGGCGCGTGCCGCCGCGATGCAGTCCATTGCCCTGTCGCGTGGCGCGAAGGCCGCGCGGGTGGCGCTGATCGAGGGCGCCGTGGGCCTCGTGGTGGCGCCGCTCGGCCGGCTGTACCGGATCCTGCGCTTCACGCAGGCGGGCGGACGCATCACGCGCATCGATGTCATCGGAGAGGTCGCGGACCTGCACGCGCTCACCGTGTCGACGCTGGACGCCTGAGCCCTCAGCTCAGCTTGATGTGGGCCGAAGGAAGGACTGGGCGTTTCGAGCGCACCAGTCCGCGAAGGCGCGCGGCTTGCGGCCGAGCAGTTGCTCCACCGTGTCCGTGCGGACGCCGACGCGGTCCGCGCGCATGCGGGTGAAGGTGTCGAGGATGGCCTCGGCCAGTGCCGGCGGCGCGCCCTGGGGGAAGCGGGACCTCACGGCGTCCTCGGGGGAGGCCGCCTCGCGCACCTCGAGGTCGCGGCCAATCGCCCGCGCGAGGATGCGAACCTGCTCGGCGACGGTGAGCACCTCGTCGCCGGTGAGGACGTAAGCCTTGCCCTGATGTCCGTCCTCGGTCAGCACGCGCGCGGCGACGGCCGCGATGTCCGCGGGGTCAATCAACGCATAGCGACCCGGGCCAATCGGATCGAACACGAAGCCCGCCTCGCGGATGGACGGCGCCCACTCGAAGGCGTTGGTCATGAAGCCCCCCGGCCGAAGAATGGTGGCGGGCAGCCCCGAGTCGCGCACGAGCTGCTCGCGCGCATGGTGCCAGCGCCCCATGGCGGGCACCGGGTCTCCGAGGACGTTGATAGAGGACATGAACACCACGCGCCGCACGCCCGAAGACTTCGCTGCGTGCAGCGCGTTCGCGGCCAACTCGACGCCGATTCCCTGCGTGAGCAGGAAGAGCGTGTCGACGCCGTCGAAGGCGGGCGGCAGGCTCTCGGGGACGCTCAGGTCCCCAACGACGCGCTCGGCACGCTCGGGCAGCCCCTTCGCGCGGGCAGGGTCCCTCACCAAGAGTCGCTGCCGCGCGCCGCGCGCCTCGAGTTCCCGCACCAACTCCCGGCCGACATTCCCCGTGGCCCCAGTCACCAGAATCATTGAGGATGCTCCCGTTCGTTAGCTGGCTAGCGAGGTGGAACGGTAGCCGGCTATCGACAGGTCGTCAATCGACGTGCCTGCGGTACGCTCGCGGCGGTTCCTCACCGTGAGTCGCGATGTCCGAGTTCCTCGACCTGCACAGCAAGACGACGAAGGCGCTCCGGGCCGTGGCCGAGGTGGCCATGCGGCGCCACGGTCTGCACCTGGGGCAGAACCTGTTGCTCGCGATGCTGTGGGAGAAAGATGGCCGGACGCCGGGGGAGGTGGCCACCGCGCTGCACGTCGCGACGCCCACGGTGGTGAAGATGGCCACCCGCATGGCGGCCGCGGGATTGCTCACGCGGCGCCCGGATGCGAGGGATCAGCGCCTCGTCCGCCTGTGGCTCACCGAGGCGGGACGTGAGCTGAAGGAGCCCGTCGAGGCCGAGCGGCAGCGCATGGAGGCCCTCGTCACCCAGGGCCTCACCGCGACCGAGCGAAAGCACTTGTTGAGCGCGCTCGCGAAGATTCACCGGTCCGCGAGTGCCTTGCTGGAGTCGGCCCCCGTCGCCTCGGACGACGACGAGGACTCCTGACGCGCGGCCTCGTTCGCGAGGCCTCAGGCGCTGCGCGGCGGTCGGCCAGACCCGGTGCTTGCGTTCGCGGGCGCTATCGACTGGAACTTCGCGCCCGGCTTGCACCCCGTGGGCACCAGGGACTTGGGCATGAGGAGCAGGTAGCGGACCTCGCCGGGCACCGTGCCCCGGCGCAGGGTGCGCTCGGGCTCTTGCGCGAAGCTCTCCGGGGCGATGCGCTCCGCCAGGTCGAACCCGCGGGTGCGGCAGAAGCGGAGGTGGTCCACATTCACCTGTCGATGCAGCGCCTGGGCACCCGGCGCGTCGAGCAGGAGCTGGAGTCCGAGCAGGGGCACGGAGACGCGGAAGGTAGAGAGATACGCCGCCCCCAGGCGGGTGGCGCGCAGCCTCACGGCACACAGTCCCTTGGGCAGCGCGTCGAGGAAGAACGCCTTCCGCCAGTCCTCCGAGCCGCCCACCTCGCTCAGCCGGGCCTGCAGCTTGGCCCGCGCGGCCGGCTTGCCCGTGTCGAGCACCACCGCGATGGCGCGCGCCAGCGCGGCGCAGTCCGTGGCTTCCACGCCCGCCGCGGTGGCGAGCGTCTTGCGGCGCTTCGGGGGGAGCCACTCGAGGTACTGGGTGCGCAGCTCCTCCTCGCTCAGGGTCTCCACGGCTTCGATCTCCACCGAGAACGAGGGCTCGCTGCGCAGCGGCTGGTCATCCACCCACTTGCGGACGGCCTTGGCCTCCTTGGAATCAAGGAACCAGTACGACGCGAACCGAGCCTCGACCGCCTTCCGGGTGTACTCGGTCATGCTCCGGGCCACGGGGACCGCGGAGCCCTCCTCGCCCGCGGCGGCGGCCACCACGCGCGCCTCATCGAGACCCTGGCTCGCGCCCTGGAGGAGGAAGGCCATGGCCTGATCGTTGTGCACGTCCACAATCATCGCGCGTGATTTCGGCGCGAAGTTGTAGCTGGAGCTGCTCTGGAACCACGAACCCCGGATGATGCGGACCGCGCCGCTGTATCCGGAGTCGTCGGTGGCACGCCAGGAGAGCCCCCAGACCGCGAGATGCTTGTAGAAGTTCGCGCTGTGGGCGGGAACCTTGGGAGTGGATTTCTCGAACGGCGGCATCTGCTGCTCGACCGAGACGTTCTCCAGGTGCTGGAGCTTGGTCATCCACATTTCCAGGTCGCTCAACGCCTCCTGGTCCTCGTCGAGCTGCGGGAGTGGTGGGGGGGACTTGGACATGACCAGCCTCTTCCTGGCTCTCGGAGAAGTCCGAGAGGCGTCTGGGAAGACATCACAAGTGCGCACGCCGCACCAATCACCGCGCGCTTTGGCCGTATGCTGCCCGCCTCCTTCGCGCGTCGTCCCTCGTTCCTTCCGAGCCTCGCATGCCGCCTCCTTCCCTGACCCTCGCCTCCCTCGCCGAGTTCTCCACCCTGGAGCGTCTGCTGACGGAATCAGGACTGGAGGCGCTCGAGGCCGACCTGGACGCGCTGCTCGCGCGCGCCCTTCCGGACGACGACCCTTGGGTCAGCCCTCGTGCCGCGCGCGTCCTCCGTCGCGCCCTCTCGCTCGACGCCGACTTCCTCCGCGACCATCCGGAGGCGCTGTTCCAATGTCTCTACAATCGTCTGCGCTGGTTCGACGCCCCTGATGCCGCCGCGCACTTTGAGCCGGGCGCGGTGGGGCCATGGAGCGCTCCGGACGCACGGGTCTGGAAGCTCGCGGAGCACTGGCGACAGCAATGGGAGGCCCCGGGCGAAGCGAGGCCCTGGCTGGAGGCCCTGCGGCCCTTGCCTGGGCGACTGGAGGGGCATGACGTGGCCTTGCGTCACGAGGCCCACGTGCTGTGCCTCGCCTTCAATCCCTCCGGGACGATGTTGGCGACGGGCTCGTGGGAGGACACCCAGAACGTGCATGTCTGGGATGTCGCCACGGGCCAATGCCTGCGCACGCTGGCGGGGCACGGGGCCGAAGTGCGCAGCGTGGCCTGGAGCCCAGACGGAGCGCGGCTCGCGTCCGGCTCGCGTGACCACGACGCGCGCATCTGGGACGTGGAGACCGGCGCCCTGCTGCATTCCCTGCCGCGGCAGGAGGGGCAGGTGACGTCGGTTGCCTTCAGCCCGGATGGCCGATGGCTCGCCGTGGCGAACCTCGGGTGGCGCGTGCGATTGGTGGATGTGGCCACGGGCAAGGGGGTGCACACGCTTTCGGGGCATGAGCAATCCGTACTGACGGTGGCGTTCCATCCGTCCGGTCGTTGGCTGGCCTCGGGCGGTTCGGATGACACCGCGCGCATCTGGGACGTGACGAGTGGGGCGCAGGTGGCGCGCATCGCCCTGGGCACCACCGTGCGGGACGCGGCCTTCAGCCCGGGCGGGGAGTGGCTCGTGCTCACCACCGTGGAGGGCGTCACGCGGGTGGAGACGCAGGGGTGGACGCACGCGTCCCTGGGGCAGGGGCTCGGCCCGGCGTCCTCTGCCTCGTGGCTCGATGCGAAGCGCCTCGGCGTGCTCGTGCATGGTCGGCTCGATGAAGTCGATGCGATGAGTGGCGAGGTGCTGCGGACTCAAGCCATCCCCGTGCAAGGGCAAGAGCGTCATGTCGCGTTCCATCCCGACGGCGAGCGCTTCGCGTTGACCTCGGCCGACTTCAAAGTGGTCCTCAGTGATTGGAACTCGCGGTCCGCTCCCAGCCTCCTGGCCGAGCAGGAGCCGGTGCAGGAGCTGTCGGGGCGGGCCGGCGCGCCTTACGGCATCGCGCGGCTGCGCAGGTCCACGCATGTCATCGACTCGAGGGGGCAGGGCCGCAGCATCCCCCTGGATGCGCGGACCGCGTTCATGCTGCCTTGGCAGGTCAGCCCGGATGGACGCTATCTGGCGTGCCCGCTCACCACCGTGAGCAAGCCGCCCCCCTTCCGGCCCGGAGTGCGGCTCCTCGATGCGCGGACGCTGGAGCCCGCGCAGGTCCTCGCCGCGCCGCCCGTGGCCCGCGAAGACAGAGGCCCCGTCCTCGACTCGCTCCCCATGGCCTTCTCTCCGGACGGCAAGCTCCTCGTGGCCGCGGTCGAAGAGGAGCGAGCGCGAGTGTGGCGGGTGTCGGACGGCGCCCTGGTGCTCACGCTGCGTGGCCCGCCAGGGAACATCCAGCGCGTGGACTTCACGCCCGACGGCACCCGCGTGGTCGTGTTGCACGACGAGAGCGGGCACGTGTCGCTGCACGAGCTGCGGCACGGCACCACGCTCCTCGACACCGAGGCCGTGGTGGACCCGGATCCCGTGTACGCGATCGCGGCGCAAGCGCCCGCCTTCGCGGTGGGGCGGGAGTCAGGGGAGGTGGTCCTCCTCGACACCGCCACGGGCACCCAGCGGACCCTCGCCGTGGCGGACGAGGCACTCACGGGCCTGGCGTTGTCGCCCGATGGCACGCGCGGGGTGTTTGCTTGCGCGGATGCCTCCGTGCACGTCTTCGACGTCGCGACGGGCGCGCGGCTCCTCGCCTTGCCCCATCCCGATGTCGTCTTCGGGGTGGCCATCATCGACACGCGCGTCATCACCGTGTCCCAGGACCAGCACACGCGCTTCTTCGACCTGGCGACCGGAGCGCTGCTCTCCGAACTGCCGGGCCTCGCCACCCTCGAGGACGTGGTGGCCCAGCGCTACTGGGAGACGTTGGGCGATGAGCCCGTCGCGTTCCATCGGCCGGTGGACGCCGTGCCGCTCGTCCACTTCCCCGACGTGATGGCGGAGACGCTCCTCTTGCAGGATGGGCTGGTGCTGGCGCGAGGCCACACCCAGAAAGACTTCCTCTACGTGCTGCGGCTCCACGACCCGGCGATGGCGCGCGGGTGAGCTGGCTATGCCTGGGCGCGGCGGGCCGAAGCTCTCGTGGCGCTGTGCGGAATCCCCGCCCGCTCACGCAGTCGGCCGCCTACCCGGACGATGGCATCAATCACAGGCAACAGCTCTCGCCCCAGCTCGGACAGGGAGTACTCGACCGAGGGGGGCGAGGTAGGGAGCACCGAGCGCTCGATGACGCACTTGTCCTCGAGCGCGCGCAGGCGCGTGGTCAGCACCTTGGGCGAGATGCCCGGAACATCCTTGAGCAGCTCACCAAAGCGGCGCGGCCCGCCCGAGAGCTGCCAGATGACATTGGGGGTCCACATCCCACCGAGCAGGTCCATGCAGGCGCGCATGGGACAGCCCATCGGAGGGGGAGGGGCATTGCTCTTGCGCACCTTGAGGGCCAAGTCGACGCTCCGCGTAGTTACCAACTGGTGAGTGGATTCTCAGCCTTACCTTAGCATTGCTACTATCCCTTGGTAACTCGTGGCGTTAGGTTCCCGCGCGCTGTTTTTGATCAACCACGAGGAATCGCCATGAAGCTCTATTTCGCTCCGGGTGCCTGTTCGCTCTCTCCGCACATCGTCGCTCGGGAGGCGGGCATCCCGCTCCAGTTCGAGAAGGTCGATACGAGGACCAAGACCATCAAGACCGAGGGGGACTTCTGGAAGATCAACCCCAAGGGCTATGTCCCGGCGCTGGAGATCGAGCCCGGTCTGGTGCTCACCGAGGGACCGACCATTGTTCAGTACCTGGCGGACCAGAAGCCCCAGTCGGGCCTCGTCCCCGCCGCGGGCACGCTCGAGCGCTATCGCGTCCAGGAGATGCTGGGCTACATCAACTCCGAGCTGCACAAGACGTACACCCCGCTGTTCTATCCGAACACGCCCGAGGCCCTGCGTGAGGAGCGCAAGGAGTATCTGCGCAAGCGCTACGCGCTCATCGAGGAACAGCTCGCGGGCAAGAACTTCCTGTTCGGTGACACGTTCACCATCGCGGACGCCTATCTCTTCACCGTGACGAACTGGGCGGGCTACGTGAAGCTGAGCCTGGAGGGCTTCCCCAACCTGCAGGCGTTCCAGGCGCGCGTCGCGGCGCGTCCCGCCGTGCGCGAGGCCCTGAAGGCCGAGGGGCTGGCGTAGTCCTTCGCCGTCCGTGGATGGGGGCCGCGTGTGGAGCGCGGTCCCCGTCAGCGCCGCCCGAAGAAGGCGGCTTGCAGGAAGCGCATCCCGGCGAAGATCTGCTCGACCCGCTGCTCGGAGAGCGAGCCGATGTACGCCCCGAGGTGTGCCTTGTCGATGGCGGAGACCTGCGACACCACCACCACGCTGGGCTTGGGCAGGTTGCCCTCTCCGGGGTCGAGCAGGACGTTGCCGGGCTCGCTGGCGCGCTTGAGATTGGACGTCAGCGCGCAGACGACCACGCTGTGGATGCGCGAGCGATTGAGCACGTCGTCCTGAATCACCACGTGCGGATGCGGGATGCCGGGGATGGACCCGCGCGTCTCGTCGGATTCGACCCAGAAGACATCGCCGCGAAAGATGTCTCCGGGAACTCGCTCGGCTGACAGGGTGGGCTCCTCACGTCCGTTCCGCCGCATCAGAGCGGAGCCCCTGGAGGGGAGCAACCCACGATTGCGTCAGCGCGGCGCTCCCAGGGTTCGGAGGAAGAAGAGGCCCACGTCGTCGGCGTAGTAGCGGTCCGCGGGAGGCATGGGCGAGTGCGGCTGGCCCGGCATGATGAGCAGGTCGAAGTGCTTGCCTGCTCGAATCAGTGCGTCCGCCATGCGCATCGTCGTGGAGAGCGAGGCGTTCACATCGCTCGTCCCGTGCATGAGCTTGAGCGCTCCCTGAAGCCTTCCCGCCAGCGCGACGTTGGAGCCGGCCGCGTAGCCCTCCGGGTTGGCGCTCGGCAGGTTCATGTACGGCTCGTTGATGATGGCCTCTTCCTCCATGGCGCCCGGGGCGCCCGCGTAGCCCGCCTTGAAGAACTCCGGCGCCGTCAGCATGCCGCGCAGCGCGAAGTAGCCGCCCCACGAGTGGCCGTAGATGCCCGCGCGCTCCAAATCCATCCAGGGGCGCGATGCGGCGAGCTGCTTCAGCCCCGCGACGTAGTCCGGAATCTCCGTCTGGCCCACGCGGCCGTAGTTCGCGTCCTGGAAGGCCTTGTCTCGCCCCGTGCCTCCGCGTGGATCCACCATCACCACGACGAAGCCCAACTGGGCGAGCCCCGCGCACGACATGGACATGGAGTTGCCCACGTACGTCCAGGGCAGCGAGAACAGGAAGGGGCCGCCGTAGATGTACGCGAGCACCGGATAGTGGCGCGAAGGGTCGAAGTCGCGCGGCTTGTAGATGACGCCGTGGAGTGGGGTGTGGCCATCGGCGGCCTGCACGATGACTCCCTCCGGCGGGCGATATCCCAGGGACTCCACATCGCTCGCGTCCGTCGTCGTGAGCCGCGCGCGGACGCGCCCATCCGTGGTGGAGGCCAGCTCGCGCACGCGCGGCATCGTTCGAGTGGACCACGCGTCCAGGTAGAACTTGCGCGAGGGGGACAGCCAGACGAAGTGCGTGCCCTCGCCCGAGGACAGCCGCTTCAACGCGCCGCCCTTCAGGCTGCCCCGGTAGAGCAGCTGCTCATACGAAGGGCCCGTGGGCGAAGGGGCCAGCAGATAGACCGCGTCGGTCTCCGGATCCACGCCCACCACCTCATGGACAGGGAATGCGCCGCGCGTCACCTGTCGGATGCGCCGGCCGTCGCTGTCGTGCAGGTAGACGTGTCGCCAGCCATCCTGCTCGGAGATCCACAGGAAGCCCTTGCCTCCGGGCAGGGGCGTCACGCGCTTCGCCCATCCGCCCACGGCGAGGTCCAGGCCCGCGACGAAGGTCTCCGGACGCTCCTCGCGAACGAGCAGGCGACGCTTGCCCGACACGGGGTTCACCGCCGTGAGGTCCAGCCGCTTTCCATCGCGCGACAGGTGAAGGAACAGCGCCTCGTTCCGGTCGGGCCACCAGCCCGCGAACCAGTCGTAGGTCTCGCCCTCGACGGGCGGGATGCGGAGGACCTGGCCCGAGCGGGCCTCCACGACGTACAGCTCTGCCTTGAGCAGCGGCGTGCCCACCTTCGAGTAAGGCACCCAGGTGACCTTCTCCACCGCCGAGGCGTAGTCCACCACCGGGAGCTTGTGGACCGCGCGCTGGTCCTCGCGCCACACCACCAGGAAGCGCCCGTCCGGCGACCACGGTGCGTCCGGGATGTGCCAGTCGAGGAACTCCTCGCCCGCGTGCTCCACCACGGCGCCCCCGGCCGCGTCGACCACCGCGAAGCCATTGCCGCGCTGGAGGGCCGCCGCGCCGCCTTGGGGCGCGAGGAAGTGCTCGCGTGACAGCGGCCACGCACGCCGGTCCTCGGGGGCGAGCGGCTTCACCTGCCCGTCGACGAGGCCCATCACGAAGCGCTGTTCGCCCAGCGCGAAGACGATGCCCTGCTCATCGGGCGTGAGCGCCACCTCGCGGAAGCGAAGCTCCGGGACGGGCTTGCCCAGCAGTCCGCCGAGCTGCGCGCGCAGAGACTCCGCGGACACGAGGGGTTCGACCCTGCCCGTCTTCGCGGACGCCAGCGCCCAGGTGCCACCCGTCTTGCCCTCCCGCGCCCAGAACACGACGCGGTCGCCGTCTCGGAGCCAGCGCGGCGTCACGAGGCTGTCGTGCAGCGTCATGGGGAACCGGCTCACCGCGAATGCGGTGTCCAGGCGCTCCTGGACGTGTGCGTCGGGCACGGCCGCGGAGGGCGCGGTGGTTCCCAACAGCAGGAGCAGGAGCGAGACGGAAAGGGGGGGCATGCGGTGAAGCTAGGAAGTCGAATCCAGAACCTCCAATATATTCTTCACCGCTCATCCAGACGGAGAACGTCTCAATATGGAGTTTCGCCAGCTTCAGCTCTTCGTCGCCGTGGCGGAGGAGCTGCACTTCGGACGGGCCGCCGCGCGCGTAGGCATGGCGCAGCCGCCCTTCAGCCAACAGATTCGCCGCTTGGAGGCCGAGCTGGGCGTCACGCTGCTGGCGCGCACGAGCCGCCGCGTGGCGCTCACTCCCGCGGGCAGCCGCTTGCTCGATGAGGCGCGCACGTTGCTGGCGCGCCGCGCGGACGTGGTGGCCACCGTCCGCCGCGCCGCCCAGGGCGAGACAGGCACCTTGCGCGTGGGGTTCGCCGCGTCCTCCGCCTTCGGCATCCTGCCGGACATCGTGTCCCGCTTCCGGCGCCGCTTCCCGGAGGTGAAGCTGGAATTGGACGACCGCGAGAGCCTGGACGTGGGCATCGCGCTCGTCACGGGAGAGCTGGACGTGGCCATTGTCCGGACGCCGTTCCGCCACGAAGGCATCACGGTGGAGCGATTGCTCAAGGAGCCGTTCTCGCTCGCGCTTCCCTCGAGCCATCCGCGCGCGGGTCAGCAGTCCGTCACGCTCGCCTCGCTGGCCAATGAGCCCTTCGTGCTCTTTCCTCGCCACGCGGCCCCGGGGCTGCACGACACGGTGACGAGCATGTGCCTGGCCGCGGGCTTCTCACCGCGCATCGTCCAGGAGGCCAGCTCGTGGCCCTCGGTCATCGGCATGGTGGAGGCGGGGCTGGGGCTCACGCTCGCGCCCGTGTCCGCCGAGGCCCTGCGGCCCCGGGGCGTGGTGTTCCGGCGACTGCGTGGCGCCACGGGGTTCGCGGAACTCTCCGTGGCCTTCATGGGCACCCGGCCCACGCCCGCCGTGGTGAACTTCCGCGCCCTGGCCCACGAGTCCATCAGCCGACGCCCCCATCAAACCTGACAAACAGTTGACCCTGCCGCGAGGCAGTCTCCGGTTCATGAACAAGCCGGCGGAAGTGGTGGAGACGTACTTCGAGGCGTGGAGGACGCAAGACGAGGTGCTGTTGCGAGGGACCCTCGCGCCCGAGGTGAACTTCGTGGGGGTATTGGGGACCGCGGACGGCGCGGACGCCTGCGTGAAGGGGCTCGTGCACGGCATGTGGAAGCTGTCGCCCCGTGTGTCGGTGCTGCATCGCTTCGTGGATGGCGCCGAAGTGCTGACCTGGTTCGAAATCCATCCGGGTGGCGGGGCGCCGGTGCAGGTGGCGAACTGGAGCCACGTGGAGAATGGCCGCATCACCCGCATTCGCGTCACCTTCGACCCGCGCTCGATTCTGGAGAAGCGCTGAGGGTTGCGCTACGCGGGAGGCTCCACCGGTCCCCGTCCGGTGGCCGTCCCGAGGAGGCAGCGCATGCGCATCACGGTGTCGAGTGTGATGGTGGATGACCAGGCCAAGGCCCTGAAGTTCTACACGGAGAAGCTGGGCTTCGTGCTGAAGGTGGACGTCCCCACGGGGGAGCACCGGTGGTTGACCGTGGTGTCGCCGGACGCGCGCGAGGGCACCCAGCTCCTCTTGGAGCCCATGGGCTTCGCGCCCGCGCGCGTCTATCAGAAGGCGCTGTTCGACGCGGGCATCCCGCTCACGCAGTTCGGCGTGGATG is a window from the Myxococcaceae bacterium JPH2 genome containing:
- a CDS encoding LysR family transcriptional regulator, whose amino-acid sequence is MEFRQLQLFVAVAEELHFGRAAARVGMAQPPFSQQIRRLEAELGVTLLARTSRRVALTPAGSRLLDEARTLLARRADVVATVRRAAQGETGTLRVGFAASSAFGILPDIVSRFRRRFPEVKLELDDRESLDVGIALVTGELDVAIVRTPFRHEGITVERLLKEPFSLALPSSHPRAGQQSVTLASLANEPFVLFPRHAAPGLHDTVTSMCLAAGFSPRIVQEASSWPSVIGMVEAGLGLTLAPVSAEALRPRGVVFRRLRGATGFAELSVAFMGTRPTPAVVNFRALAHESISRRPHQT
- a CDS encoding nuclear transport factor 2 family protein, which translates into the protein MNKPAEVVETYFEAWRTQDEVLLRGTLAPEVNFVGVLGTADGADACVKGLVHGMWKLSPRVSVLHRFVDGAEVLTWFEIHPGGGAPVQVANWSHVENGRITRIRVTFDPRSILEKR
- a CDS encoding VOC family protein; translation: MRITVSSVMVDDQAKALKFYTEKLGFVLKVDVPTGEHRWLTVVSPDAREGTQLLLEPMGFAPARVYQKALFDAGIPLTQFGVDDCQAEYERLVKLGVTFRGPPVSMGPVTFALFEDTCGNLIQMAQFHG